A window from Falco naumanni isolate bFalNau1 chromosome 3, bFalNau1.pat, whole genome shotgun sequence encodes these proteins:
- the LOC121084966 gene encoding CCN family member 2-like isoform X2 translates to MAGNLGAVTWTLFLLLAPGWVELQACTYPCRCPSQPLQCPAGTSHVLDACGCCKVCARQLGELCSLQKPCDHHKGLYCDFSKIHRGSGICLAHEGATCDLLGKIYHNGESFQPTCKLQCICMDGAIGCIPLCSDDLRLPSPECPNPRRVKFRNKCCEEWICEEGSEENRFETAMAVFREDPARKPELNNLQENCLVQTTEWSACSKSCGMGISARVTNDNPQCHLEKETRLCMVRPCDFPMEKTKGKKCVRTPKPRQSLHFEFSGCTSTRSYRPKFCGSCTDGRCCTPYVTSTVEVEFRCPEGDFFQRKMMFIKMCSCHYDCPRDNDIFLATYHRRMIGDHVKTERQ, encoded by the exons GTAGAGCTGCAGGCCTGCACGTACCCATGCCGGTgtccctcccagcctctgcagTGCCCCGCTGGCACCAGCCACGTGTTGGatgcctgtggctgctgcaagGTGTGTGCCAGGCAGCTTGGcgagctctgctccctgcagaaaCCCTGTGATCATCACAAGGGACTCTACTGCGACTTCTCCAAAATCCACAGAGGCAGCGGGATCTGCTTAG CTCACGAGGGTGCAACTTGTGACCTGCTGGGCAAGATCTACCACAACGGGGAGAGCTTCCAGCCCACCTGCAAGCTGCAGTGCATCTGCATGGACGGGGCCATCGGCTGCATCCCGCTCTGCTCCGACGACCTGCGGCTGCCGTCCCCCGAGTgccccaacccccggcgggtGAAGTTTCGCAATAAGTGCTGCGAAGAGTGGATCTGCGAGGAGGGCAGTGAGGAAAACCGCTTTGAAACAGCCATGGCGG TTTTCAGGGAGGATCCGGCACGCAAGCCGGAGCTGAACAACCTGCAGGAGAACTGCTTGGTGCAGACCACCGAGTGGAGTGCCTGCTCCAAGAGCTGCGGCATGGGCATCTCTGCCCGAGTAACCAACGACAACCCCCAGTGCCACCTGGAGAAGGAGACCCGGCTCTGCATGGTCCGACCCTGCGACTTCCCCATGGAGAAAACCAAG GGGAAGAAGTGTGTGCGGACCCCAAAGCCACGCCAGAGCCTCCATTTTGAGTTTTCGGGCTGCACCAGCACCCGTTCCTACCGGCCCAAGTTCTGCGGCAGCTGCACGGACGGCCGCTGCTGCACCCCGTACGTCACCAGCACCGTGGAGGTGGAATTCCGCTGCCCCGAGGGGGACTTCTTCCAGCGGAAAATGATGTTCATCAAGATGTGCTCCTGCCACTACGACTGTCCCCGAGACAATGACATCTTCCTGGCCACATATCACAGGAGGATGATTGGAGACCACGTCAAGACAGAGAGGCAGTAG
- the LOC121084966 gene encoding CCN family member 2-like isoform X1: protein MAGNLGAVTWTLFLLLAPGWVELQACTYPCRCPSQPLQCPAGTSHVLDACGCCKVCARQLGELCSLQKPCDHHKGLYCDFSKIHRGSGICLAHEGATCDLLGKIYHNGESFQPTCKLQCICMDGAIGCIPLCSDDLRLPSPECPNPRRVKFRNKCCEEWICEEGSEENRFETAMAVFREDPARKPELNNLQENCLVQTTEWSACSKSCGMGISARVTNDNPQCHLEKETRLCMVRPCDFPMEKTKKGKKCVRTPKPRQSLHFEFSGCTSTRSYRPKFCGSCTDGRCCTPYVTSTVEVEFRCPEGDFFQRKMMFIKMCSCHYDCPRDNDIFLATYHRRMIGDHVKTERQ from the exons GTAGAGCTGCAGGCCTGCACGTACCCATGCCGGTgtccctcccagcctctgcagTGCCCCGCTGGCACCAGCCACGTGTTGGatgcctgtggctgctgcaagGTGTGTGCCAGGCAGCTTGGcgagctctgctccctgcagaaaCCCTGTGATCATCACAAGGGACTCTACTGCGACTTCTCCAAAATCCACAGAGGCAGCGGGATCTGCTTAG CTCACGAGGGTGCAACTTGTGACCTGCTGGGCAAGATCTACCACAACGGGGAGAGCTTCCAGCCCACCTGCAAGCTGCAGTGCATCTGCATGGACGGGGCCATCGGCTGCATCCCGCTCTGCTCCGACGACCTGCGGCTGCCGTCCCCCGAGTgccccaacccccggcgggtGAAGTTTCGCAATAAGTGCTGCGAAGAGTGGATCTGCGAGGAGGGCAGTGAGGAAAACCGCTTTGAAACAGCCATGGCGG TTTTCAGGGAGGATCCGGCACGCAAGCCGGAGCTGAACAACCTGCAGGAGAACTGCTTGGTGCAGACCACCGAGTGGAGTGCCTGCTCCAAGAGCTGCGGCATGGGCATCTCTGCCCGAGTAACCAACGACAACCCCCAGTGCCACCTGGAGAAGGAGACCCGGCTCTGCATGGTCCGACCCTGCGACTTCCCCATGGAGAAAACCAAG AAGGGGAAGAAGTGTGTGCGGACCCCAAAGCCACGCCAGAGCCTCCATTTTGAGTTTTCGGGCTGCACCAGCACCCGTTCCTACCGGCCCAAGTTCTGCGGCAGCTGCACGGACGGCCGCTGCTGCACCCCGTACGTCACCAGCACCGTGGAGGTGGAATTCCGCTGCCCCGAGGGGGACTTCTTCCAGCGGAAAATGATGTTCATCAAGATGTGCTCCTGCCACTACGACTGTCCCCGAGACAATGACATCTTCCTGGCCACATATCACAGGAGGATGATTGGAGACCACGTCAAGACAGAGAGGCAGTAG